A genomic stretch from Marinobacter fonticola includes:
- the glyQ gene encoding glycine--tRNA ligase subunit alpha: protein MANTDSKTFQGLILALQQFWARRGCVIQQPLDMEVGAGTFHPSTFLRAIGPETWNAAYVQPSRRPTDGRYGENPNRLQHYYQFQVVLKPSPDNIQELYLDSLRALGLDPLVHDIRFVEDNWESPTLGAWGLGWEIWLNGMEVTQFTYFQQVGGLECYPVTGELTYGLERIAMYLQGVDSVYDLIWTEGPDGVVTYGDVFHQNEVEMSAYNFEQADTTFLFHCFDVHERESQRLIEVGLALPAYEQVLKASHTFNLLDARHAISVTERQRYILRVRTLARAVAKAYFDSRRALGFPMAPEALREEMLADADKGDA from the coding sequence ATGGCAAACACGGACAGTAAAACTTTCCAGGGCCTGATCCTGGCCCTGCAGCAATTCTGGGCACGGCGCGGCTGTGTCATCCAGCAACCGCTGGATATGGAAGTCGGGGCCGGTACCTTCCACCCCTCCACGTTCCTGCGTGCCATCGGCCCGGAAACCTGGAATGCCGCCTACGTGCAGCCCAGCCGCCGCCCGACGGACGGCCGCTACGGTGAGAACCCCAACCGTCTGCAGCATTACTACCAGTTTCAGGTCGTGCTCAAACCTTCGCCGGACAACATTCAGGAACTCTATCTGGATTCTTTACGGGCCCTTGGCCTGGACCCGCTGGTGCATGACATTCGTTTCGTCGAGGACAACTGGGAATCGCCCACACTCGGGGCCTGGGGTTTGGGCTGGGAGATCTGGCTTAACGGCATGGAAGTCACCCAGTTCACCTATTTCCAGCAGGTGGGCGGCCTGGAATGCTATCCGGTCACCGGCGAACTGACCTACGGGCTGGAGCGTATCGCCATGTACCTGCAGGGCGTGGACAGCGTCTACGACCTGATCTGGACGGAAGGCCCCGATGGGGTCGTCACCTACGGCGACGTCTTCCACCAGAACGAAGTGGAAATGTCGGCCTACAACTTCGAACAGGCCGACACCACCTTCCTCTTTCATTGCTTCGATGTCCACGAGCGCGAAAGCCAGCGCCTGATCGAAGTGGGACTTGCCCTGCCGGCCTATGAGCAGGTACTCAAGGCCTCTCACACGTTTAACCTGCTGGATGCCCGTCACGCGATTTCAGTGACGGAACGGCAGCGCTATATCCTCCGTGTCAGAACCCTGGCCCGTGCCGTGGCCAAGGCCTACTTCGACAGCCGCAGGGCCCTGGGTTTCCCCATGGCGCCCGAGGCCCTGCGGGAAGAGATGCTGGCTGACGCGGATAAAGGGGACGCATGA
- a CDS encoding TrkH family potassium uptake protein: MRLSVIFKILGILMMLFSFTMLPPLGVSLLYDDGQWMRFADALAIVFIGGLLVWAPFHSVSGDLRVRDGFLVTTLFWVVLSVAGSIPFYLSDNQPYTYVDSLFEAVSGLTTTGATVITGIDQLPESILWYRQQLQWLGGMGIIVLAVAILPMLGIGGMQLYRAEVPGPVKDNKLTPRIAETAKALWYIYVSLTAACAIAYWIAGMSWFDAIGHSFSTIAIGGFSTHDASIGYFNSPVIEMIAVVFMVLSGANFALHFMAWRSRNPLLYWTDSEFKLYIGALGGVSLITILVLILTNTLSPFEAVTEGIFQVVSLATTTGFATADFSVWPMMLPFLLFVMSFMGGCAASTGGGIKVVRILLIFRQGSREMKRLLHPNAVMPVKLGNRPVSDRVLQAVWGFFSVYMFMFLVMLVILQATGLDQITAWTAVGATINNLGPGLGEVTYHYGTINDVAKWVLCFSMLLGRLEVFTLLLLLTPAFWRR, translated from the coding sequence ATGCGACTATCGGTTATATTCAAGATCCTCGGCATCCTGATGATGCTGTTCAGCTTCACCATGCTGCCGCCGCTCGGCGTTTCGCTGCTATACGACGACGGCCAATGGATGCGGTTCGCCGATGCGCTCGCCATTGTCTTTATTGGCGGTTTGCTGGTTTGGGCGCCGTTCCACTCGGTGTCCGGCGATCTACGGGTACGGGACGGCTTCCTGGTGACGACTCTGTTCTGGGTGGTGCTGAGCGTGGCCGGCTCCATCCCCTTTTACCTTAGCGATAATCAGCCCTATACCTACGTCGATTCCCTGTTTGAAGCCGTTTCCGGTTTGACCACCACCGGCGCCACCGTCATTACCGGGATCGATCAATTGCCCGAATCCATCCTCTGGTACCGCCAACAGCTGCAATGGCTCGGTGGGATGGGGATCATCGTACTGGCGGTGGCCATTCTGCCCATGCTGGGTATCGGGGGGATGCAGCTCTATCGCGCCGAAGTCCCGGGTCCAGTCAAGGACAACAAGCTGACGCCGCGGATTGCCGAGACCGCCAAGGCCCTCTGGTATATCTACGTATCGCTTACCGCAGCCTGCGCTATTGCCTACTGGATCGCCGGCATGAGTTGGTTCGACGCCATCGGTCACAGTTTTTCCACGATCGCCATTGGTGGTTTTTCCACCCACGATGCCAGCATCGGCTACTTCAACAGTCCCGTTATAGAAATGATCGCCGTGGTGTTCATGGTCCTGAGCGGGGCCAATTTCGCCCTGCATTTCATGGCCTGGCGCTCGCGCAATCCACTGCTCTACTGGACAGATTCAGAGTTCAAGCTGTATATCGGCGCCCTCGGCGGGGTCAGCCTGATCACCATTCTGGTGCTGATCCTGACCAACACGCTGAGTCCGTTCGAGGCGGTCACCGAGGGTATCTTTCAGGTGGTATCTCTTGCGACCACCACCGGCTTCGCCACGGCCGATTTCTCGGTGTGGCCCATGATGCTGCCGTTTCTGCTGTTCGTAATGTCGTTCATGGGGGGGTGTGCAGCCTCCACGGGTGGTGGCATCAAGGTGGTGCGTATCCTCCTGATCTTCCGCCAGGGCTCCCGGGAAATGAAACGTCTGTTGCATCCCAACGCCGTGATGCCGGTCAAGCTGGGCAATCGGCCGGTCTCGGACCGGGTGCTTCAGGCCGTCTGGGGGTTCTTTTCGGTCTACATGTTCATGTTCCTGGTGATGCTGGTGATTCTGCAGGCCACCGGGCTGGACCAGATCACCGCTTGGACGGCCGTAGGCGCGACCATCAACAACCTGGGCCCTGGTCTGGGCGAGGTGACCTACCACTACGGCACCATCAACGACGTGGCGAAGTGGGTGCTCTGCTTCTCCATGCTGCTGGGCCGGCTTGAAGTCTTCACCCTATTACTGCTGCTGACACCGGCGTTCTGGCGGCGCTAG
- the trkA gene encoding Trk system potassium transporter TrkA, giving the protein MKIIILGAGQVGGTLAENLANEANDITIIDSDGTRLRELQDRLDIRTVQGRGSYPSVLRQAGAEDADMLIAVTNSDETNMVACQVAYTLFKTPTKISRVRANAYLARKELFGADGFPVDVLISPEQVVTRHITRLIEYPGALQVLEFSKGLARLVAIQATKGGPLVGHELSYLRTHMPKIDTRVAAIFRKDRPIIPQGDTIIEEGDEVFFIAGTDHIRSVMSELQPLEKPYKRIFICGGGNIGQRLAHNLENRYQVKLIERNRDRCIMLSENLRKTIVLQGNAANKDLLLEENIENTDVFCAVTNDDEANIMASLLAKRLGVRKVLTLINNPDYVDLIQGGEIDVAISPQQTTIGSLLTHVRRGDVVNVHSLRRGAAEAIEAIAHGDHRSSKVVGKRLDEITLPQGTTIGAIVRHNEVLIAHDHLRVQPDDHVILFLVDKTRIREVERLFQVGLTFF; this is encoded by the coding sequence ATGAAGATCATCATCCTGGGTGCCGGCCAGGTCGGTGGAACCCTCGCCGAAAATCTGGCCAACGAAGCCAACGACATTACGATTATCGACAGCGATGGTACACGGCTCCGGGAACTTCAGGATCGACTGGATATCCGCACGGTGCAGGGCCGCGGCTCCTATCCCAGCGTACTGCGTCAGGCGGGGGCCGAAGATGCTGACATGCTGATCGCCGTCACCAACAGCGATGAAACCAATATGGTGGCCTGCCAGGTCGCCTACACGCTATTCAAAACGCCCACCAAAATCAGCCGTGTGCGCGCCAATGCCTATCTTGCCCGCAAAGAGCTGTTCGGTGCCGATGGTTTTCCGGTGGACGTGCTGATCAGTCCGGAGCAGGTGGTCACACGCCACATTACCCGGCTGATCGAATACCCGGGCGCGCTTCAGGTTCTGGAGTTCTCCAAAGGGCTGGCCCGGCTGGTAGCCATCCAGGCGACAAAAGGCGGGCCACTCGTCGGCCACGAGCTATCCTACCTGCGCACCCACATGCCCAAGATCGATACCCGGGTCGCCGCCATCTTCCGTAAGGACCGGCCGATTATCCCCCAGGGGGATACGATCATTGAGGAAGGCGACGAGGTCTTCTTCATCGCCGGCACCGATCATATCCGCTCGGTGATGAGCGAACTCCAGCCGCTGGAAAAGCCATACAAGCGCATCTTCATCTGCGGCGGCGGCAACATTGGCCAGCGTCTGGCTCACAATCTGGAAAACCGCTATCAGGTCAAGCTGATCGAGCGCAACCGGGACCGCTGCATAATGCTGTCGGAAAACCTGCGCAAGACCATCGTGCTGCAGGGTAACGCCGCTAACAAAGACCTGCTGCTGGAAGAGAATATCGAGAACACCGATGTGTTCTGTGCCGTCACCAACGACGACGAGGCCAACATTATGGCTTCGCTGCTGGCCAAGCGGCTGGGGGTGCGCAAGGTGCTGACGCTGATCAACAATCCCGACTACGTGGACCTGATCCAGGGAGGCGAGATCGATGTGGCTATTTCGCCCCAACAAACGACGATCGGCAGCCTGCTGACACACGTAAGACGAGGGGACGTCGTCAACGTTCACTCACTGCGCCGGGGCGCCGCGGAGGCCATCGAAGCCATTGCCCATGGCGATCATCGTTCGTCCAAGGTGGTGGGTAAGCGGCTCGATGAAATCACTCTGCCACAAGGCACAACCATCGGAGCCATCGTGCGCCACAATGAAGTGCTGATCGCTCACGACCACCTGCGCGTCCAGCCGGACGACCACGTTATCCTGTTCCTTGTGGATAAAACCCGTATTCGGGAAGTGGAGCGTCTGTTCCAGGTTGGTCTGACATTCTTCTGA
- the rsmB gene encoding 16S rRNA (cytosine(967)-C(5))-methyltransferase RsmB produces the protein MARQRLPVRAVAAQVLQAVNDGQSLSQALPHGLAQVSESDRSQLQALCYGSCRWYHRLYSELTIRLHKPLKKGDRIAIPLMLVALFQIRHSQQADYAVVNETVEACRSLGKPHLSGLINAILRAALREGEPEPASDADELSHPQWMTEKLRHNWPERWQAILDGNNAQGPMTLRVNARQHSRDAYLAQLRQNDIAAAATAFAKQGIQLDRPCGVEQLPGFDTGAVSVQDEAAQLCTQLLDLAPGQRVLDACAAPGGKTCAILESSDNLDVVALDQSAERMQRVQENLDRLQLQARLATADAADLDQWWDGRPFDRILLDVPCSASGVIRRHPDIKLLRREKDIPALAEIQLNLLERLWTTLKPGGRLVYATCSVFPQENHRIIQRFIKAHEDAALTMPELAWGLDTGAGRQLFPEPGSHDGFFYACLSRNEHPSANQATLP, from the coding sequence ATGGCCCGTCAACGTCTTCCCGTGCGGGCGGTCGCCGCCCAGGTGCTGCAAGCGGTCAACGACGGGCAGTCCCTGAGCCAGGCGCTACCCCATGGTTTGGCTCAGGTGAGCGAGTCCGACCGTAGCCAGTTACAAGCCCTGTGTTATGGTAGCTGCCGCTGGTACCACCGCCTGTACAGCGAGCTCACGATCCGTCTGCACAAGCCGCTCAAGAAAGGCGACCGTATCGCCATACCGCTGATGCTGGTGGCCCTGTTCCAGATCCGCCATAGCCAACAGGCGGACTACGCGGTGGTCAACGAAACAGTCGAAGCCTGCCGTTCGCTGGGCAAACCGCACCTGTCCGGTCTGATCAATGCGATCCTGCGCGCCGCATTGCGTGAGGGCGAGCCTGAACCGGCATCCGACGCCGATGAACTCAGCCACCCGCAATGGATGACCGAGAAACTCCGGCATAACTGGCCCGAGCGCTGGCAAGCCATACTCGACGGCAACAACGCCCAGGGACCGATGACGCTGCGGGTCAACGCCCGTCAGCATTCCCGGGACGCTTATCTGGCACAGCTGCGCCAGAACGATATTGCCGCCGCCGCCACAGCGTTTGCCAAGCAGGGCATCCAGTTGGATCGTCCCTGTGGCGTGGAGCAACTGCCCGGCTTCGACACCGGCGCCGTAAGCGTTCAGGACGAAGCGGCCCAATTATGCACCCAGCTGCTGGATCTGGCGCCGGGGCAGCGCGTCCTGGATGCCTGCGCCGCCCCAGGCGGAAAGACCTGCGCGATCCTCGAGAGCAGCGACAACCTGGATGTTGTTGCCCTTGACCAGTCTGCCGAGCGCATGCAACGGGTACAGGAGAACCTGGACCGCCTGCAACTTCAGGCCAGACTGGCAACGGCAGACGCGGCGGACCTGGACCAGTGGTGGGATGGGCGGCCTTTCGACCGTATCCTGTTGGATGTACCCTGTAGCGCCAGCGGCGTCATTCGCCGTCACCCGGATATCAAGCTGTTGCGCCGGGAAAAGGATATCCCCGCTCTGGCGGAGATCCAGCTCAATCTCCTTGAGCGCCTCTGGACCACCCTGAAGCCAGGCGGGCGTCTGGTATACGCCACCTGTTCCGTGTTCCCGCAGGAAAATCACCGTATAATCCAGCGGTTTATCAAGGCTCACGAAGACGCCGCCCTGACCATGCCGGAACTGGCCTGGGGGCTGGACACCGGCGCCGGACGGCAGTTATTCCCCGAACCCGGGTCCCACGATGGCTTCTTCTACGCGTGCTTGTCCCGAAACGAACACCCGTCAGCGAATCAGGCCACATTGCCATGA
- the fmt gene encoding methionyl-tRNA formyltransferase: protein MRIVFAGTPDFAAVALNALLTQGHEVVAVYTQPDRPSGRGRKLTPSPVKQVAQAAGLPVCQPETLKSADAQAEIAAFNADVMIVAAYGLILPQAVLDMPVRGCLNIHASLLPRWRGAAPIQRAIAAGDEETGITIMQMEAGLDTGAMLLKLTTPIHDADTGGNLHDRLADLGGQAILTALDELEKGGLKPEPQNDALASYAHKLNKEEGHLDWGSTATDLARRVRAFNPWPGTFARSGDEKIRIHAAEAIDHPSAAEPGAILKRDRDGIDVACASGVLRLHQVQLPGARGQSISDLINGGRAVLQQGEVLR, encoded by the coding sequence GTGCGCATCGTTTTTGCCGGGACCCCGGATTTTGCCGCCGTCGCACTGAACGCCCTCTTAACGCAGGGCCACGAAGTCGTGGCTGTCTATACCCAGCCCGACCGTCCCTCCGGACGCGGCCGAAAGTTGACCCCCAGCCCGGTAAAGCAGGTGGCACAGGCTGCAGGGCTTCCGGTCTGCCAGCCCGAGACCCTTAAATCCGCCGACGCCCAGGCCGAAATTGCCGCGTTCAACGCCGACGTCATGATTGTCGCCGCCTACGGCCTTATCCTGCCCCAAGCCGTTTTGGACATGCCGGTCCGGGGCTGCCTCAACATTCATGCGTCTTTGCTACCGCGCTGGCGTGGTGCCGCACCGATCCAGCGGGCTATCGCCGCGGGTGACGAGGAAACAGGCATCACCATCATGCAGATGGAAGCAGGCCTGGATACCGGCGCCATGCTGCTGAAGCTGACGACACCTATCCATGACGCCGATACCGGCGGCAACCTGCACGACCGGCTGGCGGATTTGGGTGGGCAAGCCATCCTCACGGCGCTCGACGAGCTGGAAAAGGGCGGCCTGAAACCCGAACCTCAGAACGATGCCCTGGCCAGCTACGCTCACAAACTCAACAAGGAAGAGGGCCACCTGGACTGGGGGAGCACGGCAACGGATCTGGCCCGCCGGGTGCGGGCCTTCAATCCCTGGCCGGGTACTTTCGCCCGGAGCGGTGACGAAAAAATCCGCATCCACGCCGCCGAGGCCATCGATCATCCAAGCGCTGCCGAACCCGGCGCGATCCTCAAGCGCGATCGAGACGGCATCGATGTCGCCTGTGCGTCCGGCGTCCTGCGACTGCACCAGGTGCAGCTACCCGGCGCCCGGGGCCAAAGCATCTCCGATCTGATCAACGGTGGGCGCGCCGTATTGCAGCAAGGCGAGGTCCTGCGCTGA
- the def gene encoding peptide deformylase, with protein sequence MILEILEFPDPRLRTVAKPVKEVTDQTRQLIEDMFETMYDAPGIGLAATQVNVHEQIIVMDLSEDKSEPRVFINPEVEVLKGDLQDMQEGCLSVPGFYEEVCRPDHVMIRAVGRDGKAFEEEASGLLAVCIQHEMDHLKGKLFVDYLSPLKRTRIRKKLEKQHKIRA encoded by the coding sequence ATGATACTTGAGATTCTGGAATTCCCCGATCCGCGCCTGAGAACGGTTGCCAAACCCGTAAAAGAGGTGACGGACCAGACGCGGCAGCTGATCGAAGACATGTTCGAAACCATGTACGACGCGCCGGGTATCGGCCTGGCGGCCACTCAGGTCAACGTGCACGAACAGATCATCGTGATGGATTTGTCCGAAGATAAGAGCGAGCCGCGCGTCTTCATCAACCCGGAAGTCGAAGTGCTCAAGGGCGATCTCCAGGACATGCAGGAAGGCTGCCTGTCGGTGCCGGGCTTCTATGAAGAGGTCTGCCGTCCCGATCACGTGATGATTCGTGCGGTTGGACGCGATGGCAAAGCCTTCGAGGAAGAAGCCAGCGGGCTGCTAGCGGTCTGTATCCAGCATGAGATGGACCACCTGAAAGGCAAGCTTTTTGTGGACTACCTGAGTCCGCTTAAACGCACGCGTATCCGCAAGAAGCTGGAAAAGCAGCATAAGATTCGGGCCTAA
- a CDS encoding LysM peptidoglycan-binding domain-containing protein, translated as MRKLLYVLAAVMLLMAQWAYAAGPEFRSDHPERYTVVKGDTLWDISSRFLDNPWYWPEIWHVNPQVANPHLIYPGDELALVYIDGERKITKVARSSGGVTKLSPQVRSTPIDTPVPAIPLDAISSFLSKTRIVTPEELEGAPYILEGEDSRIITGAGDQVYARGKAQSDKLGVFRRGQRYVDPDTQEFLGLEAKSIGTGQVKDTKGDVMTLELKDTQEEVRIGDRLLEIEDRKINTTFNPSSPDTEIDGTMIAVDDGVTQIGQYNVVTVNRGTREGLKVGDVLAVFQAGNQVRDPYTKEVIQLPDERAGLMMIFQTYEKVSYGLILKAQRTLAVGDRVGNP; from the coding sequence ATGAGGAAACTGCTGTATGTTCTGGCGGCTGTTATGCTGCTGATGGCGCAATGGGCCTATGCGGCCGGCCCCGAATTCCGGTCGGACCACCCGGAGCGCTACACAGTCGTCAAGGGCGATACCCTCTGGGACATTTCTTCCCGTTTCCTGGATAACCCGTGGTACTGGCCGGAAATCTGGCATGTTAACCCACAGGTAGCCAACCCCCATCTGATCTATCCGGGCGATGAACTGGCTCTGGTCTACATCGATGGCGAGCGCAAGATCACCAAGGTTGCCCGCTCTTCCGGCGGCGTGACCAAATTGTCGCCGCAGGTTCGGTCCACCCCGATCGATACCCCGGTGCCCGCGATTCCGCTGGATGCCATCAGTAGCTTCCTGTCGAAGACGCGTATTGTGACGCCGGAAGAATTGGAAGGTGCGCCGTATATCCTCGAAGGTGAAGATTCGCGCATCATCACCGGCGCCGGCGATCAGGTATACGCACGTGGTAAGGCCCAATCGGACAAGCTTGGTGTGTTCCGTCGCGGCCAGCGCTACGTCGATCCTGACACCCAGGAATTTTTGGGTCTGGAAGCAAAGTCTATCGGGACCGGCCAAGTCAAAGACACCAAGGGTGACGTGATGACCCTGGAGCTGAAAGACACCCAGGAAGAAGTTCGTATCGGTGATCGTCTGCTGGAAATCGAAGATCGCAAGATCAACACCACGTTCAACCCGAGCTCACCTGACACCGAGATCGACGGCACCATGATTGCCGTGGATGATGGCGTGACCCAGATTGGTCAGTACAACGTGGTGACGGTTAACCGCGGAACCCGCGAAGGCCTGAAAGTTGGCGATGTACTGGCGGTTTTCCAGGCCGGCAATCAGGTACGTGACCCCTATACCAAGGAAGTCATTCAGCTGCCGGACGAGCGCGCCGGGTTGATGATGATCTTCCAGACCTACGAAAAGGTCAGCTACGGTCTGATCCTGAAAGCCCAACGGACCCTGGCCGTGGGTGATCGCGTCGGCAATCCGTGA
- the dprA gene encoding DNA-processing protein DprA: protein MLETRSLAPATSSFADNLDSGWLLLSHLPGLGANRWQAVLDHLPDPAELLTLNEATLKSLGLPPPARRAVLAWQQRDLAEATVAEAAATWQKVREQGISVVHWGHVDYPPLLREIHAAPPLLYLRGQRDVLARPQLAIVGSRNATRAGLDHARQFARALAERGFVITSGLALGVDGAAHRGALDANAATLAVLGTGVDVPYPAAHQAMVGEITAKGALLSEFPPGMPPRAGHFPRRNRIISGMSRGTLVVEAGLRSGSLITARLALEQGREVFAIPGSIHNPLARGCHQLIRQGAALVESVADIEEELSAWWHNGTETAVPTITAGPVASAKTSVPDHLDDRERRVLAALEFDTCSTDDLCNRSGFSADALMQSLLMLEMEGLVSAVPGGYQRS from the coding sequence ATGCTCGAAACCCGATCCCTTGCGCCCGCCACCTCTTCTTTTGCCGACAATTTAGATAGCGGCTGGTTGTTGCTCTCCCATCTGCCCGGTCTGGGCGCAAACCGCTGGCAGGCGGTGCTCGACCACTTACCGGACCCGGCAGAACTGCTGACCTTGAACGAGGCTACCCTCAAGTCTTTAGGCTTGCCGCCACCGGCCCGACGGGCTGTACTGGCTTGGCAGCAGCGGGACCTGGCGGAAGCGACCGTTGCCGAGGCTGCGGCCACTTGGCAAAAAGTACGAGAGCAGGGCATCAGCGTCGTGCATTGGGGGCACGTCGATTATCCGCCGCTGTTGCGCGAGATCCACGCCGCGCCCCCTTTGCTCTATCTGCGCGGTCAGCGGGATGTGCTCGCCCGGCCGCAACTGGCCATTGTCGGCAGCCGCAATGCGACACGTGCCGGGTTGGACCACGCCCGACAGTTTGCCCGGGCGCTTGCTGAACGTGGTTTCGTGATTACCAGCGGCCTGGCGCTCGGTGTGGATGGCGCCGCCCACCGTGGGGCCTTGGATGCCAACGCGGCTACCCTGGCTGTGCTGGGCACCGGGGTGGATGTGCCTTATCCAGCCGCCCATCAGGCAATGGTTGGGGAGATCACCGCCAAAGGCGCGCTGCTGTCGGAGTTTCCACCCGGCATGCCGCCCCGTGCGGGGCATTTTCCCCGGCGCAATCGTATTATCAGTGGAATGAGCCGCGGCACTCTGGTCGTCGAAGCGGGCTTGCGCAGTGGTTCGCTGATCACGGCGCGCCTGGCGCTGGAACAAGGCCGCGAGGTGTTCGCCATTCCCGGTTCCATTCACAATCCGTTGGCCCGTGGCTGCCACCAGCTGATCCGCCAGGGCGCTGCGCTGGTGGAATCCGTGGCCGACATCGAAGAGGAGTTATCGGCCTGGTGGCATAACGGCACCGAAACCGCCGTGCCGACGATCACCGCAGGGCCCGTCGCGTCTGCGAAGACCTCTGTTCCCGACCACCTGGACGATCGCGAAAGGCGGGTGCTGGCGGCGCTGGAGTTCGACACCTGCTCGACGGACGATCTCTGTAACCGGAGCGGCTTTTCCGCCGATGCGCTGATGCAATCCTTGCTTATGCTGGAAATGGAGGGGCTGGTGTCAGCGGTGCCCGGGGGCTACCAGCGCAGCTAG